TGGGTGCCAAACCTTTTCCTGACAGTTCGATTATTCCCGAAGAAGATAAAGCGAGAGCGAGAAACTTGGAGGAAGGGGATAATATTGTTTTGGTACTATATAAGCTGAAGCGCTTTGAGAAAGAGCCGACATAATACGAAATTCAAAACGTAACTGACCTTTCGCTCGCCTTTCCTATTGCAATTTTGGAAATTATATGATAAGTGACCGATTTTTGAAAAATGAAAAGGAGAGACGGATTTGAATTATACACGGATTATCTTATTGCCAGTCGAGGGCAAGCCACCTCAACAGGGCTCTCAGCATCTTTGGACAATCAGATTCCCCATGATTATTTCAGCGACCTCCTCAAGCAACCGGACATGGACCAAAAGGCTTTTTGGAAAGAGGTGAAGTCTTTCGCCAGGAGTATTGAGGGCGAAGAGGCGGTTTTGAGTATCGACGATTGCATTGTCCACAAGCCTCATTCCTCGGAAAACGACATCGTAGCTTATCATTTCGACCATACTGTAGGCAAAGCGGTCAAAGGGATCAACTCCCTTAACTTTCTTCTGAGCAATACCGTGGAAGGACAAACGGTTAACTGTCCGGTCGCTTATGAGATCGTCCACAAGACGGTGAAATACATAGACAAGAACGGGAAGGAAAAGCGTAAAAGCGAGAAAACGAAAAATGAGATGGTACTGGAAGTTTTACACCGTCTAAACTTTCTGAACAAACTGGTTTTCAGGTACATTCTTTTCGATACGTGGTTCACCGCCAGCGATACGCTGAAGTATATTCATTACAAGCTCAAGAAGGTTTTCGTTTGCCCGCTGAAGAGCAACAGGAATATAGCAATGAGCGAAAAGGACAAAAACGAGGGCAAATTCATTCACGTTTCGGATGCGCCTATTGAAAGCGGTCAAGTGAAGCGGGTGTGGGTCAAGGGAGTTGATTTTCCTGTCACGCTCGCCAAACAAGTCTTTACAAACAGGGACCGGTCGACCGCGGAACAATGGCTGGTTACCAACGGGGAGAACATGGCTTTCGAGGATATCGTAGCGATCTACCAAAAACGGTGGAAAGTCGAGGAGTTCCATAAGTCGCTCAAGCAAAACACGATGTTAGGCAAGTCTCCCACAAAGATGGAGATTACCCAATTGAACCACATCTTCGCTTCCATGATCGCCTACATAAAACTGGAAAAACTGAAGGTTAAGGAGAAGCTGAATCACTTTGCGATAAAATCAAAATTGTATTTGAAGATGATAAAGGCTGCCATGGAAGAACTTGACGCCTTGCGGTCGGCCTGAAATATATTCATTAAGAATCGCTCTCCCAAATGCAGGGAGAGCGAAAGTTCAGACGTAATACTCCACACCCCGATTACAGTACTGGTCCTGATCGGGGTGTGCTGTTTGAATGGCTTAGTGTTTTTTGATTTCGGGATGTTTTTCCTCAAGGTACTGCACCAATGACCGGTACAGTTCTTTTGAGTCGCTGATCTGTAATGGGTCGTCGTTGTGTTTTGACAGTAATTCCGCCTGAAATTTTAGGGATTCCAGCCTTGCGCAACTGATATCGATGTTAATGCGTAGTCTGCGTTGTTCGAAGTCGTCAGTTTCGGAATCTAGACGGAATCCCAAAAGGCGGATATCGCTTTCAAGGGCCAGTATTTTGTTTTGTAAGCGAGCAAGGCCGGCGGTGCGGCCTTTCTGTTTCTGATGTTCGCCGGTGGCTAGGTAGATGGTGTTTAGGAACTCACGGTCATCTTGTACCGAGATGTTTTTTCGGCTAATAGGCTGTGATTTTCCTTTTGGTGATGTCGATGTCTCTGGTTTTCCTTTTTTCATATCGTTTGCTGGGCTTTGTTTTTTGTTCTACAAAAATTAATCCGTTGGATTGGTTTATAGGGTCGGATAGGCATTGAGTGTGGTGTTCTCGATTTTTTTCGACGTGTAGGTTTTCCTGTGCTTTAGTTCTTTTTGGAAGTGGAGCGAAGAGTCTAGAGTAAGTTCGGTTCTGTCATTGGGACTGACTTTCGGTTGGAAAATTACGTGAGCAAGCGCAACAGTCTTTAAAGTTTGGACAAACGATGTTTCCAAGCTCAAAATGCTTGGTAATTTTGGGATGAAAACAGAAAGGTGTAGAGGTTAGCCCCTTTTTTTATGGAGAAATGGGAATGATACGGGCCGATAAGGGATCGGATGGCTGATTTAAGCGCTTTTTGGACAGACTTATCCCGCAAAGTGCCGGATGGGCGGGTTGTCTTTGTCCTGATTTGGTAGGAGACCCGGCGATTCGTTCTGTGTGTCAGGCTCTTTTTTAATGGCAACGATCTTGGCTTCTTGGTTTATAGATCTTCGTTTGGACTTTTGTTCTTTTAGCTGTTCCCTCAATAAAATAATAGCCTCTAGGTAATCGAAGAACTGTATTGGCTTTTCATGGAGCTGGAACAGTGAGCTGGAGCGATTTTCCTTAATGCGGAAACCCTCTTGGTTATATCGGAAATAATCCTCGTAGTCCGATTCCCAAGCTATAAGCGTGCGGGGAAAGGGCAATTCGTAGAATCTGGTGTTAAGGGACATTTTCGCCGATTTCTTGAATCGGTTGTGGTTTATATAAAAATGGATGCGGGCTGTTGCCAGCAGATGAGCCAAGTTCGGGTCGTAGGTATTGCGGAAGTAGTTGCGTGCCAGTTCACGGCTGACGGTAGAGGGCGCGCGCTTTATGGCCGTGGCGATACGCCGTACGGACCAGCCGGCCCGGTAGTTTATGGCTATAAACCGGCGTTCGAAGATATTGATGTGCGAATAGTATGCTCCCATTTTCCGTAAGTGGCTTACGTGTGTGGGATCATATTTCGTTCCCGTTCGTAATCGGTTGTAATTCCGAGCGTAAGGTTATTTCCGCAATTGTTGTTTGGTTGGAATGTCATAGGAATGTACAGACAGGGCATGCCCTGTCTGTACGTTATGGTTTTCCGTATGAAAAAGGCCCCCGATATCCGGAGGCCTTCCAGTTTCTCTAAGTATATGGGTACATTACTATCCAAGCGGACAATTTACTCTGTACTCTTTACCCTTTACTCTTTTACCCTTTACTAAATCAAAGCGCTTTTTTCCCCACTACCGGACGGATGATGTAGCTGTACTTGTAGTTGTTTTCCTCCAAGCGGTATTGCTTGTGCGGTGGTCGGCTCCAGCTGTCGTCGCCGCCGAGGCCCCTTTGGTTCAGGTCGATGTTCAGGAACACGAAAGGCTGCGGGGTGATATCGGAGGCGTGACGGTTTTTCTTGGTCAGGCCGGCGTCGAAATCGTCGGTGCTGTTGTGCAGGGCGCTGAAGCAGATCGGTTGTTGGCCTTCGAAGCGCAGGCCGTTGCCGGCTTTGTCGGTGAGCTCTACCCAGCGTACGTCGGTTTTGTAGCCGTTTTCCTGCGGGCGCGCGTACGGTACGTATTGCTCGGCCACTGTCGATTGGTAAAGGCCGATATGCGCGGCGTGTTTACGGTCCGAGTAGTTTTCCCAAGGTCCGCGGCCGTAGTAGCGCAGTTGGTCGTAGCCTTTCGGCAGGGTCATCTTCATTCCGAAGCGCGGCATCTCCGGACTTTCAGGTGAGCGGGTAATTACGCCGGTCACTTTTATGGCGCCACCTTTCAGGAGTGTGTATGTCATAGTGTAGTCGGCGGTGACATCCGGCAGACGATAAACGGCCGTGATGGTATTGCCCGCTACCTTTACGTTTTTCAGCTGGCGGTTCTTTCCGGCGGTGCGCCACACGTTCATTTTGCTAGGCATGCCGTTGCCGAAGTCGTTGTCGATAGGCGCGCGCCAGAAATCCGGCTCGGGAGCGCTTACGAAAATCTCTTGGCCGTGAACGCTGATTTGTTCCAAGCTTCCTGACTTGGTGTCGAAGACGATCTCGTAACCGTCTTTGGAAATGATCTCCTTGCCTTTTTCTTTGCTGAAGCCTTTGTCGCCGGCGTCGGTTGCGGGCTGAAGCTTTGCGAAGTAGTCTTTTGTGTCGAGCGCGATTTGCTCGCGGGCGATCTCATGTCCTTTAGGAAGGAAAGAACGGTTGCCCTTTGCGTAGGCGAACAGGTTTACGAATACCTCTTTGCCTCGGATATCGGCTTTCGGAAGGTTGATCGAAAACTCTTTTACCTTTCCGGGTTCGATATCCAGGCTGAACTTTCCTTCGCCTACTTTCTGGCCATTGGTGGTCATGGTCCACCCGAAGCCGTATTCGTTCAGGTTGGTGAAATCGAATTCGTTTTTGGCCTTGAAGCGTCCGGCGGTAGCGTCAACGGCTTCGAACCAAACCGATTGGTAGAATTTCTTCACTTCCATCAGACCGGGGTGCGGCGTGCGGTCGGGATTTACCAAACCGTTGAGGCAGAAGTTTTGGTCGTTATAAAGGTGGGCGGCTCCCAAGTCTCCGCCGTAAGCCCAGTATTGGCGTCCGTTTTCGTCTTGGGTCAGAAGGCCTTGGTCTACCCAATCCCAGATAAATCCGCCCTGCATATGGCGCGATCTGCGGATGATTTCCCAGTACTTGTCAAAGTTACCGTTGCTGTTGCCCATGGCGTGCGAGTATTCGCACATGATATAAGGGCGCTCCACCTTTTCGCACGAAGCGTATTCCTCCATCCAGCTGATCAGCGGGTACATCGGGCTGACGATATCTGTATCGCGGTTTTCGCGGGCTTGCTCAAACAATACCGGACGGCTAGGGTCGCGGCGCTTGAGCCAGTCGTAAGCTTCGTAGAACACGGGGCCGTTGCCGCACTCGTTGCCCATAGACCAGATGATTACCGACGGGTGGTTTTTGTCACGCTCCAACATGCGCTGGATACGGCTGTGGTGAGCGGCTTTCCACTCTTCGCGGTAAGCGGGGTGCTCGCCTTTGTTTACCCAACCCTGATGCTCGGCGCCCATACCGTGCGATTCGATATTGGCTTCGTCGACAAGGTAGAATCCGTATTCGTCGCAGAGCTTGTAGAATAGCGGGTCGTGAGGGTAGTGGCTCAGGCGCACGGCGTTTACATTGTGCTGGCGCATGGTTTCCAAGTCCTTGATCATGCGCTCGCGGGTGGCTACGTGGCCCAGACGTTCGTCGTGTTCGTGAAGGTTGACGCCTTTTACCAAAATGGCCTTGCCGTTGACGAGCAGTTGTCCGCCTTTGATTTCAATTTTGCGGAAACCGATCTTTTGCGAGATCACCTCTTTGTTCTTTCCTTCGCCCGACGTAAGGGTGAGGGTGTAGAGGTTCGGGTACTCGCCACTCCATGCCATTACTTTCGGGAGCTTGGTTTTGAAGCGGAGTTTGGCGCTTTTTCCGGGTCTTACGCCGGCTTTGCGGGTAGCGGTATAAACCGTTTTTCCGGCAGGGGAAACGATCTCGGCTTTAACGGCCACCGATCCCGATCTTTTGCCGGTGTTATTAAGTTCGATATCAAGATCGAAAAGACCATTGGTGTAAGTGTTATCCAAGTTGGTCTTGGCGAAAAAATCTCGGATGGAGATTGGCGCGCAGGCCGTCAGGAACACGTCGCGGTCGATGCCGCTCAGGCGCCAGAAGTCTTGGTCTTCGAGGTAACTGCCGTCGCACCAGCGGTACACTTCCACGGCCAAGTCGTTTACGCCGCTTTTCAGGTATTTTGTGATGTCGAATTCGGCCGGAGTCTTGCTGCCTTGGCTGTAGCCTACTTTCTGGCCGTTTACCCAAAGGTACATGGCCGAGCGCACGGCGCCGAAGTGGATTACTACTTGCTTGCCGTTCCAGTCGGCGGGTACGGTGAATTTGCGCTTGTATGAGCCTACGGGATTATAAGCGTGGTCTACGTTTGGCAAATTCTTAGGGAAAGGGTAAGTGATGTTGGTGTAAATCGGCACGCCGAAACCCTTGAGTTCCCAGTTTGAGGGCACTTCTATATTGGCCCAGTTGGTGGTATTGTAGTCCGTTTTGTGAAAATCTGCGGGACGCGAGTCGGGGTTCTTTGCCCAGTTGAATTTCCAGACGCCGTTCAGAGATCTGTAATAAGGCGATTTCTCTGGCTTGTCGGCCAAGGCGTCGTTCTTTTGGTCATAAACCGTGAACTGCGCGTGGGGAGGAAGTTTGTTTATGCCGAATACCTCCGGATTTTCCCAATCGGGAATCTGTTTGTCTTGAGCGCTGGCCATAGTTATAGAAGCGAAAAGACAGAACAATGTGAGAAAATAGTGTCTCATCTTATATTGGTTTACGATGTGATCCAGGAAAAAAATAAGTGATGTGTAAAAGCCCCGGACGGCGAGAATTGTCGCTATCGGAATTTACGTTTTTTTATCCGATTCCGGGCCTGAGCGTTCCAAGATAACGTTTTCGGAACGGGGGAAGGGGGGCGTTTTCGAGACGGAAAATGAAAAAGTACCCGTAAGCGAAAAAGGTTCCCCCGCCTCCGGAACGCCGGAAGCGGGGGAGGTATGCGTTAATTGAGAATTTCCGAGACGGGGATAAGTTGGTAAATCAAATGCGCTTGGCTGGATTCGTAGAGAATTCCGACGTATTTCTCGCCAACGTCCGTGAGGCAAGAGTAACCGGCCCCTCTAAGTTCGTCGAGCAGGACTTGGTTCTCTTTTTTCCAAGTCTTACCGAAGTCCTTCGAGGCTTTTATGGTGATATGGTCACGGCTGTATTTCGAATCCGGATTTGAGAAATACAGCACTTCCCTGCCTCCGAGAATTTGTTTGTGAAGGCTGGCCATACAAGTCGGTTCTTTCAGCGCCCCGTGCGATGTAGGATGCTCGGTCCAGGTTTTGCCCAAATCTTTTGTTATAAATATCGCTCGCCCGTTTTTGTCGCCTTTTTCTCCGCGGTTGCGGTTGTCGCGCATGTTCAGCATCAGGGTGCCGGGCTCCAGTTCCACCACTTGGGCTTCGGTGGTATTGGCCAACGGACCGTTTTCGATCTTCCAAGTCTTGCCGTGATCTTTGCTGTAGATGATTGTCGAGAACGGTATCCGCTTCTTGGTGCCGTCCTGGTATTGCGCTGCGAAGACAATCGTTCCGTCTTTCATCGTGATGCCCCTTCCCGGTCCTTGCAGTAGATAATGCCAGTCCGGTTTTTTGACTTGGCGGGTGATGTTGATCGGTTTTGACCAAGTTTTTCCGTCGTCGTCGCTCTTTACCAGAATGAGCTGGCCGGTTTCCTTTTTGGTGAGGCCCTTGCCGGAGCCGGCCCAAGCGTTGTCGCCGTGGCTCCAAGTGGCCATTACCCAGATGGTTCCCGTTGTTTTGTCAACAAGAATGGCCGGATCGCCGATGCCGTTTCCGAAAGCGCCTTCCTCGTCGTCGTTGCCCATATCCATGACCACTTGCATCGGGCTCCAAGTCCTTCCGCCGTCTTCGCTACGTTGCATTCCTACGTCCACAGGGTTGGGCAGGTCGGAACTCATGTTCTTGATTACGTCGCGTCGGACATCGTAAACGGCTATAAGCGTTCCTTTATTGGTTGTGGCCAATCCGGGGATTCTGTAGATCGGCACACCGTCTTCGCCCGCCTGCTTTATGGCGATACCGAGGCGTTGAGGTTGGTGTTTTTTATTTTCGGAAAAATCAAAAGCGTCGCCGTCCAGCTTTACGGAAGTGACATTTACCTTTATCTTATGTAGAATATCGGCATTATTTTTCAGCTTGGCGCTGATCCAGAAATGGTTCTTGCCGTGCCGAAGTTCTTGGTCGCAAGCGAAAGCCAAGCTTTTTGCCGGGGTGGGAGCTGAAGCCAAAAGCTTAGCGCCATCCATACGGGCCGAAACTCCGGAATAATAAAGCGCCATGGACTCGATATCTTCCAGACGGGTAGGCTCAGTAAGCTCAATGGCCAATTCCGTCATTTTTCGCACTTCTTTTACACCTTGGGTATAGACGGTTATAAGACCGAGATTATTAGTCGCCTTGCCCTTTAATACAGGCACTTGGTGATGCGTAACGCTAACGGAATCAATCTGCATAGGCGAGTTGCGGAGCATAAAGAAGTCGTCGATGATGACGCCGGAACCGCTTGGTGTGGTTACTACAAAGCGGACTTTCTCCACCCTTTGGGTTAAGGGGAAAATATAGTCGGTAAAACCCGTTTGCATTTCGTCGCCGACGTGCCCGGCGGTGTTCCATTTTTTTCCGTCGTGGCAGAGCACATCGACAGAAAAGGGGCCTTTGTTGACCAATCGCCGGGCGGTGAATCCCAAAGAGTAACACTCTTGAGGAGTTGTTGGTACGAATTCGAGCGTTTTTTCCTTACCGCTAGGAAACAATAATGCGGATTTACCGGAAGCCACCGACCAATTAACCGGATGGATAAAATCGTCGAGCATTTTCCATTTGCCCGAATTGTCAGCGAACTCACGAAGCTTTCCGGGCTTCAGTGCTTCAAAATCGGATTGTACGGGGACGGTTTTGGGAGATGAGCAACCAATACCGGCCAGCAGAGAGAGAAAAATGAAAATCTTTTTCATAGGCGTTGCCTAAAATTTGAAAGTGAGAGTTACAGGCCCGAACGATAAAGTGCGTTTGAAGACCTATTGGATTAAAAGCGAGACCCAGCGGGATTACCCTACGAAGTGGATCACAGTTATAAATTATGAAAGAGTATTTGTGCCTCTTTAGCCCATAGTATAAATGCAAATACGCATGGTTGAGAGAAATGCACAATATTATACAAATG
This region of Fulvitalea axinellae genomic DNA includes:
- a CDS encoding IS701 family transposase gives rise to the protein MKRRDGFELYTDYLIASRGQATSTGLSASLDNQIPHDYFSDLLKQPDMDQKAFWKEVKSFARSIEGEEAVLSIDDCIVHKPHSSENDIVAYHFDHTVGKAVKGINSLNFLLSNTVEGQTVNCPVAYEIVHKTVKYIDKNGKEKRKSEKTKNEMVLEVLHRLNFLNKLVFRYILFDTWFTASDTLKYIHYKLKKVFVCPLKSNRNIAMSEKDKNEGKFIHVSDAPIESGQVKRVWVKGVDFPVTLAKQVFTNRDRSTAEQWLVTNGENMAFEDIVAIYQKRWKVEEFHKSLKQNTMLGKSPTKMEITQLNHIFASMIAYIKLEKLKVKEKLNHFAIKSKLYLKMIKAAMEELDALRSA
- a CDS encoding helix-turn-helix domain-containing protein, with product MGAYYSHINIFERRFIAINYRAGWSVRRIATAIKRAPSTVSRELARNYFRNTYDPNLAHLLATARIHFYINHNRFKKSAKMSLNTRFYELPFPRTLIAWESDYEDYFRYNQEGFRIKENRSSSLFQLHEKPIQFFDYLEAIILLREQLKEQKSKRRSINQEAKIVAIKKEPDTQNESPGLLPNQDKDNPPIRHFAG
- a CDS encoding glycoside hydrolase family 2 TIM barrel-domain containing protein: MRHYFLTLFCLFASITMASAQDKQIPDWENPEVFGINKLPPHAQFTVYDQKNDALADKPEKSPYYRSLNGVWKFNWAKNPDSRPADFHKTDYNTTNWANIEVPSNWELKGFGVPIYTNITYPFPKNLPNVDHAYNPVGSYKRKFTVPADWNGKQVVIHFGAVRSAMYLWVNGQKVGYSQGSKTPAEFDITKYLKSGVNDLAVEVYRWCDGSYLEDQDFWRLSGIDRDVFLTACAPISIRDFFAKTNLDNTYTNGLFDLDIELNNTGKRSGSVAVKAEIVSPAGKTVYTATRKAGVRPGKSAKLRFKTKLPKVMAWSGEYPNLYTLTLTSGEGKNKEVISQKIGFRKIEIKGGQLLVNGKAILVKGVNLHEHDERLGHVATRERMIKDLETMRQHNVNAVRLSHYPHDPLFYKLCDEYGFYLVDEANIESHGMGAEHQGWVNKGEHPAYREEWKAAHHSRIQRMLERDKNHPSVIIWSMGNECGNGPVFYEAYDWLKRRDPSRPVLFEQARENRDTDIVSPMYPLISWMEEYASCEKVERPYIMCEYSHAMGNSNGNFDKYWEIIRRSRHMQGGFIWDWVDQGLLTQDENGRQYWAYGGDLGAAHLYNDQNFCLNGLVNPDRTPHPGLMEVKKFYQSVWFEAVDATAGRFKAKNEFDFTNLNEYGFGWTMTTNGQKVGEGKFSLDIEPGKVKEFSINLPKADIRGKEVFVNLFAYAKGNRSFLPKGHEIAREQIALDTKDYFAKLQPATDAGDKGFSKEKGKEIISKDGYEIVFDTKSGSLEQISVHGQEIFVSAPEPDFWRAPIDNDFGNGMPSKMNVWRTAGKNRQLKNVKVAGNTITAVYRLPDVTADYTMTYTLLKGGAIKVTGVITRSPESPEMPRFGMKMTLPKGYDQLRYYGRGPWENYSDRKHAAHIGLYQSTVAEQYVPYARPQENGYKTDVRWVELTDKAGNGLRFEGQQPICFSALHNSTDDFDAGLTKKNRHASDITPQPFVFLNIDLNQRGLGGDDSWSRPPHKQYRLEENNYKYSYIIRPVVGKKAL
- a CDS encoding sialidase family protein gives rise to the protein MKKIFIFLSLLAGIGCSSPKTVPVQSDFEALKPGKLREFADNSGKWKMLDDFIHPVNWSVASGKSALLFPSGKEKTLEFVPTTPQECYSLGFTARRLVNKGPFSVDVLCHDGKKWNTAGHVGDEMQTGFTDYIFPLTQRVEKVRFVVTTPSGSGVIIDDFFMLRNSPMQIDSVSVTHHQVPVLKGKATNNLGLITVYTQGVKEVRKMTELAIELTEPTRLEDIESMALYYSGVSARMDGAKLLASAPTPAKSLAFACDQELRHGKNHFWISAKLKNNADILHKIKVNVTSVKLDGDAFDFSENKKHQPQRLGIAIKQAGEDGVPIYRIPGLATTNKGTLIAVYDVRRDVIKNMSSDLPNPVDVGMQRSEDGGRTWSPMQVVMDMGNDDEEGAFGNGIGDPAILVDKTTGTIWVMATWSHGDNAWAGSGKGLTKKETGQLILVKSDDDGKTWSKPINITRQVKKPDWHYLLQGPGRGITMKDGTIVFAAQYQDGTKKRIPFSTIIYSKDHGKTWKIENGPLANTTEAQVVELEPGTLMLNMRDNRNRGEKGDKNGRAIFITKDLGKTWTEHPTSHGALKEPTCMASLHKQILGGREVLYFSNPDSKYSRDHITIKASKDFGKTWKKENQVLLDELRGAGYSCLTDVGEKYVGILYESSQAHLIYQLIPVSEILN